In Corallococcus exiguus, the DNA window CTTGAACGACCGGCGCAGGAAGAACGCGCCGCAGCGGCGGAACAGCACGCCCAGGGGCCAGAAGGACAGGTTCGCGCCCGCGGCCACCAGCGGCGCGGTGTAGCCCCGGTTCCAGAGCACCCAGCTCATCACCAGGTAGTCCACGTGGCTCTTGTGGCTGGGGCAGAGCACCACCGGCGCCTTGCCCGCGGCCTTGAGCGCGCGGTGCAGCCCGGCCTCGTCCACGCCGATGCCGTCGTAGATGCGGTTGAACACCCACTCCAGCATCGGCGCGATGAGCGCCAGCACGGACGGGTTGGGCTTGGCGGCAATGGCTTCCAGGTTGCGCTGGGCCTCGCGGTACACGCTCGAGGGCTTGCGGCCCGTGGCGGCGGCGTGCTCGTCCAGCACCTTGCGCAGCTGACGGTCGCGCAGCGTCTCCTCGATGAGCCGGTCGGTGGGCTTCTGCGGCGGGCCGAACACCGCGCGCGTCTCACGCGCGAGGAACACGTGCAGCGTGCTGCGCACCTTGCGCGCCAGCACCTCGTCGCTGACGCCCGGGTTCTCCTCGATGAAGCGGCGCAGGTCGATGGGCTCTCCCACGCGGAACTGCGCGCGCTTGTAGTTGCGGAAGAACGCCACCATGGAGTGCACGAAGCCCGGTGCCTCCGGGCTTCCGAACAGCGCGTCGCGCCAGCCCGGCTTGAGCTTCGCGGGGCGCTTCTCCCAGACGAACAGCTCCGGCACCAGGAACACCGGGCGCTCGGAGCCGCGCGCCAGCCGCACCAGTTCGGGGAAGGGGTCCTCGCGCGTCTCCTTGCCGGAGGCGTGCAGGAGCGCCGTGCGGCGCAGGAACACCAGGCCGCTGCCGCCCTGCTCGCGGGCGTAGCGGAAGCGCTCCTCCACCGCGCCACCCTGCGCCGTCTGGCGCCAGGGTTTGGTGAACCAGGGGCGCAGGTTCACCACCGCGCGGATGGGCGGCATGGCCCGGCGGACCATGGCCCACGCGATGTAGAGGAAGTTGATCCACGCCGTGGTGCGCATGACGTGCACCACGAAGCCCCGGGCGCTGAGCGCGCGCAGCTCGTTCTCGGCCTCCGGCGGGAAGTGCACCCCGTCGAAGTACCGAGCCCCGAGCACCCGGGACATGGGACCGAATTCCTCCTTCAAAGCCTCTCCTTGCGTCGCGGTCTGCGCCAGCGCGGTGTCCATCGCAGCCCCCCAGGCTACATGTTTTCCGGCGTCGGGATGCCCAGCAAGGTGAGCCCCGCCGCCAGCGTGATGCGCGTCGCGTCCGTGAGCGCCAGCCGGGCCGCGCGCACCGCGTCATTCCCCTCCACGAGGATGCGCTTGTCGCGGTCCTTGTTGCCGGCCGTGTAGTAGCGGCTGTACGCCGCCGCCACGTCCAGGAGCAGCCGCGCCACCAGGCTGGGCTCGTACTGCTCCGCCGCCGCCTTCACCGTGTCCGGCAGCCGCATCAGCTCACGCACCAGGGCCTGCTCTTCCGGGAGCGTGAGCAGGGACGGATCATACGCCGAGGGCACGCCGCCGCCCTTGCGCAGCACGTTCGCGCTCCGGGCATGCGCGTACTGGAGATAGGGCCCCGTGTGCCCCTCGAGGCTCGTCACCTCGTCCCAGTCGAACGTGTAGTCGCTGGCGCGGTTGTGCTTGAGGTCGCCGAAGACGATGGCGCCCAGGCCGATCTGCTCCGCCAGCGCCTCCGCATCGGTCGTCTCCAGGTTGCCCTGCGCGACGTTCTCCTTCACGCGCTGGAGCACGCGCTCCTTCGCCTCGTCCAGCACCTGATCCAGCTCCACCACCTGGCCCTTGCGCGTGCTCATGCCGTGGATGCGGCCGAACGGCACGTGCACGCACTTGTCCGCCCACGGCTGGCCCATCTCCGTCAGGGTGCGGAACACCTGCCGGAAGTGCAGCGCCTGGTCCTGCGCGACGACGTAGAGCGACTTGTCGAAGTTGAAGCGCGCGTGGCGGTCCTCTGCGGCGGCCAGATCGCGCGTGGCGTAGAGCGTGCTGCCGTCGTTCTTCTTGAGGAGCACGGGCGGCTCGCCGTCCGCGTAGGGCATGTCCACGATGATGGCGCCCTGGGACTCCTTCACGCCGGGCTTCTTCGCGATCTGCTCGATGACCGCGTCCATCTTGCCCTGGTAGCGGCTCTCGCCCTCGATGTGCTCGAAGTCGATACCCATGCGCGCGTAGACGCGCTTGAAGCCCTTGAGGCTCGTCTCCCGGAACTGGTTCCAGAGCTTCATCGCCTCCGCATCACCCGCCTCCATGCGGCGGAAGAACTCGCGGGCCTTCTCGTCGAAGGCCGGGTCTTCACCGGCGCGCTTGTTGGCCTGAACGTAGACCTGGACCAGATGCGCCATGTCCTCCCGGAGTTCCTCCTTGCCGAACTCCTGGAAGCCCACGGCGACGAGGCCGAACTGCTTGCCCCAGTCACCCAGGTAGTTGACGCCCTCCACGCGCCAGCCCAGCGCGCGGTACAGGTTCGCGATGCAGTGGCCCAGGAACGTGGTGCGGATGTGGTGGAAGCCAATGGGCTTGGCGATGTTGGGCGACGAGTAGTCGATGACCACCGTCTTGCCCTTGCCGTCCTCCGCGTCGCTCCCGTAGGCGAGCCCCGCCAGTCGCACGCCGTCGATGACCTCCTGGGTGAAGGGGAGGGGGAGGAAGCGCGCGTTGACGTAGGGGCCCACGGCCTTGACCTCCAGGCCCGGGACCTGGAGCGCCTGCGCGAGCTGCGCGGCGATGGCGGGGGGCGCCTTCTTCTGCGCCTTGGCGAGGGGGAAGGTGGCGAAGCTCAGGTCGCCGTGCGCGGGATCCGCGGGCTTGACCTGAGGCTCGATGTCAGCGGCGGGGACACCCAGGGCCCCGGCGAGGGCCTGGGCGAACGCGGCGCGATAGCGGCTATAGACAGAAGTGCTCATGGACCGCGCGGATACTACCCAAGGCGGGGCGCCTTCCATCCACCTCTTCTGTGGGGAAGGCGTCAGAGCGTCATTCAGGTCACGGCGGGGCCGCGGCTCTTGGGGCGCACCACCGAGGCCACGGTGTCCAGCAGCTTGGGCAGCTTCAGGGGCTTCTCGAAGTACCCGTCGATGCGGTCCGGCCCTTCACCCGAGGTGAGGGACGCGACGTCGCTCGCGCCGGAGATGATGTAGACGACCACGTCCGCCAGCGACTCCGTGGTGCGGATGTAGTGGAGCACGGAGCGTCCGTCCTCCCCCGACAGCCGCAGGTCCAGCAGCACCATGGCCGGACGGATGTGGGACAGGATGGAGCGCGCCTCGGCGGCGCCGGAGGTGGCCATCACCCGGTAGCCCTCCTGCTCCAGCACCTGTTCCAGCACCTCGCGGCAGTCCACGTCGTCCTCCACCAGGAGGATGCCGCCCGCCTTGGGCGCGGCCTGGTTCACGTCCGGGGCGCTCACGGCGCTCGCGAACAGGGGCAGGACCATCTGGAACGTGCTGCCCTCGCCCAGGATGCTGCTGGCGTCCACGCGGCCGCCGTGCAGCGCGACAATCTTGGCGACCAGCGGCAGGCCCAGTCCCGTGCCCGGGGGACGGGGCATGCCCGGCTGCGCCCGGTAGAACGAGTCGAACACGTGCTCCAGGGCTTCCGCCGTCATGCCCTGGCCGGAGTCCTTCACGGTGAGGACGCCCAGGCCCTCGCTGGACGACACGCTCACCTCGACGACGTCCTCCGTCTCGCTGTGATGGATGCCGTTCTCCACGAGGTTGTGGATGGCCTCGGAGATG includes these proteins:
- the argS gene encoding arginine--tRNA ligase, producing the protein MSTSVYSRYRAAFAQALAGALGVPAADIEPQVKPADPAHGDLSFATFPLAKAQKKAPPAIAAQLAQALQVPGLEVKAVGPYVNARFLPLPFTQEVIDGVRLAGLAYGSDAEDGKGKTVVIDYSSPNIAKPIGFHHIRTTFLGHCIANLYRALGWRVEGVNYLGDWGKQFGLVAVGFQEFGKEELREDMAHLVQVYVQANKRAGEDPAFDEKAREFFRRMEAGDAEAMKLWNQFRETSLKGFKRVYARMGIDFEHIEGESRYQGKMDAVIEQIAKKPGVKESQGAIIVDMPYADGEPPVLLKKNDGSTLYATRDLAAAEDRHARFNFDKSLYVVAQDQALHFRQVFRTLTEMGQPWADKCVHVPFGRIHGMSTRKGQVVELDQVLDEAKERVLQRVKENVAQGNLETTDAEALAEQIGLGAIVFGDLKHNRASDYTFDWDEVTSLEGHTGPYLQYAHARSANVLRKGGGVPSAYDPSLLTLPEEQALVRELMRLPDTVKAAAEQYEPSLVARLLLDVAAAYSRYYTAGNKDRDKRILVEGNDAVRAARLALTDATRITLAAGLTLLGIPTPENM